In Babylonia areolata isolate BAREFJ2019XMU chromosome 19, ASM4173473v1, whole genome shotgun sequence, a single window of DNA contains:
- the LOC143293374 gene encoding uncharacterized protein LOC143293374 yields the protein MINGKPKILGVYFSASTEPSLIKENWSEKIENILRIIKTWERRNPTLYGKIILAKTLLLSQLSYILQALAIPKITLNYINSIVYRFLWKRKYNNKKAFEKIKRSVLNLKLEEGGLTMINVEHQQRMFLAKWASKFVAEDRDRSFWTLLAKEQMSPFTNIHCTFNANIAPNEIQGLDKMKSAFWKEVLKATTALNTERQVENTRTEPIWNNKNIKYKGKTIFFTRWAKAGINYLQDLWTTGNLMTYEQIKDIVGSHAGLVLEYNALINAIPNEWKAEMNRDPTQHTVGHEINTDRGFLSTLHNKTIREIINKKQNHDICASQFWKRNLDININDYFTTAPDCTKNQD from the coding sequence ATGATAAACGGAAAACCGAAAATCTTGGGAGTCTACTTCTCGGCCTCTACAGAGCCATCGCTAATCAAAGAAAACTGGTCAGAAAAAATCGAAAACATCCTGAGAATAATAAAGACATGGGAACGCAGGAATCCTACACTATATGGTAAAATAATACTGGCAAAAACCCTGCTTCTGTCACAGCTCTCATATATCTTGCAAGCGTTGGCTATACCTAAAATAACTCTAAATTACATCAACAGTATCGTATACAGATTCTTATGGAAAcgcaaatacaacaataaaaaggCTTTCGAAAAGATAAAGAGAAGCGTGCTTAATCTAAAATTAGAAGAAGGTGGCTTGACTATGATAAACGTGGAACACCAACAAAGGATGTTTCTTGCAAAATGGGCATCCAAATTTGTAGCAGAAGATAGAGACAGGTCTTTTTGGACACTATTAGCTAAAGAACAAATGTCCCCCTTCACAAACATCCATTGCACTTTCAATGCAAACATCGCCCCAAACGAAATACAAGGCTTAGATAAGATGAAATCGGCATTTTGGAAAGAAGTGCTAAAAGCTACTACAGCTTTGAATACAGAACGACAAGTAGAAAACACGCGGACCGAACcaatctggaacaacaaaaacattaaatacAAAGGGAAAACTATTTTTTTCACCAGATGGGCAAAAGCCGGTATAAACTACCTACAAGATTTGTGGACTACTGGAAATCTAATGACGTACGAACAGATAAAAGACATAGTTGGTTCTCACGCTGGCCTTGTGTTGGAGTACAATGCCCTGATCAATGCTATACCAAATGAGTGGAAAGCTGAAATGAACAGAgaccctacacaacacacagttggacacgagatcaacacagacagagggttcctgagtacattacataacaaaacgatcagagaaataataaacaaaaaacaaaaccatgacataTGCGCAAGTCAGTTCTGGAAACGAAATCTAGATATAAATATAAACGATTACTTTACCACAGCTCCTGACTGTACAAAGAATCAAGACTAA